The genomic segment CTATATCTTTATCCTGATAGGTCACCGATGGAACCATGACAATCCGCGGATCATAATCCAATGCAGCTTTTTCAATGGCAACTGCTAAATTTATTTTTTCATCAATCTCTATGTCAAAAAGCCCTGGATCGTAAATATCTACTTCCGGGTATTGGCTGAAGAGTTCTGGAAGCTTTCTTTTTTCTGTTGTATCTCCCATCAAACCGGCATTGGCAATAGCTTCACTAATAACTTTCTTAAGCCCCTCATCATTGAAATTAGAAGTATAGGCAAAACCCATCCTTCCATCAATAAAGGCTCTGACTCCTATACCCTGACCTTTAGAAGAAAGGAGTGATTCTACTTCACCTTTAAAGATCTGTATCTGATCTGATTTAATCTGTTGAAGGTATATCTCTATTTCCTGAGCACCCTGACCCAGACCAAAATCAATTAACTTTTCGAAATTCATCTCACTTCTCCCCCTTTCTCTCGGTTCCACCAACCGTAATATCACTGATTAAAAGTGTAGGCTGACCAACAGCAGCATTGACAGACTGAAACTGTTTACCACACATACCGGGTTCAAAATCCAAATTATCAGCTATCATCTCAATTTTATGTAATACCTCAGGGCCATTACCGACTAAAGTCGCACCCCGGACCGGCTCTGTAATCTGTCCATTTTCAATCAGATAACCCTCTCTTACGGCAAAAACAAAATCACCAGTGGAAGTATTCACCTGACCACCACCTAAAGCTTTAGCAAAAAGACCCCTCTGGACATTTTTAAAGAGTTCCTCATATTTACTTTCACCATTGGCGATAAAAGTATTGGTCATTCGAGGAATCGGTAAATGACGGTAGGACATGCGGCGTCCGTTACCTGTAGATCTTAAACGACCAGCTTTTTTAGCATTTACCCGATCCCACATATATTCTCTTAAAATTCCATTCTCAATCAGGACGGTACGCTGTGCAGGGGTTCCTTCATCATCAATATTATAAGATCCCCACTCATTTGGTATAGTAGGATCATCAATGGCAGTTACAATGGATGATGCTACCTTTTGGCCCACCTTTCCAGCAAAAACCGATGAACCTTTAACTATAGCGTCTGCTTCTAAACCATGACCACAGGCTTCATGGAAGAGAACTCCACCAAAACCATTATTGATAATCACATCCATTTTTCCTGACGGCGCAGGTCTGGCATTTAACATGGTTATAGCCTGTTCACCCGCAGTACGCGCTAAAATCTCTGGGTCATATAAATCAAAGAGTTCAATACCCATAGCCTTACCTTTAGAGACTGAACCGGTTTGAATTAAATCTCCTCGTTGGGCTACAGTACTTACGGTAAAACGGATAAACACCTGTTCATCTTCAACCCAGAGTCCCTCACTATTAGCAATCATAATTTTCCGGAACTGATCCATAAAACTGATAGTAACCTGTTTTATCAGATCCGAAACCCGCGCTGCCTCGTCAGCTTTCATGATAATCTCTACTTTGGCATTTTTGTTATACCCAGTAGGTTCAATCTTAACCGGATGAAGGTTGGGGACAGATTTACGGGTCAGATCAATGACAATCACATCTTTACCCGAACCTTTAGCAGCTGCCGCTGCACTCCGGGCAGCTTCCATTAACTCCTTCGGACTTAAATCATCAGTAAAAGCATAAGATACTTTTTCCCCATAAATAACCCGGATACCTACCCCCATATCAAAACCGCTCTTTACCTTTTCTATTACTCCACCTTCAGCAACAATATTATTTGTACGCTTATCTTCAAAAAATATTTCAGCAAAATCACCTCCATACTCCAGGGCTTTTTTAAGTACCTTTTCCATTAACTCTTTATCCAGCATTGTTCACTCCTCCTCAAATTTTGATTAAACTGCAAAAAGCAAATTTTTCACTTCAAAAGAAATTTTTCGAACCATCTAAAGTTCGATTTCAGTCGAAATAAGATACACTAATCAATGGGCCCTCCTGGCCCTTGATTAGCTCATCAATCCTCATATGAGGCCTTATTTCGACTGAAATCTCACTAAGATGGTTTAACAAAAAATTTCTATGACACTCAAAATTAGCTTTTTGCAGTAAATATTTATGAAATAGGTGATTGATCACGCCAGTTTTGACCAATTTCAATATCAACAATCAGTGGTACAGATAATTTATATGCCCCTTCCATTTCTGATCGTACAAGTTGGATGATCTGATCTAATTCATCTTTATAGACTTCCAATACCAGTTCGTCATGAACCTGTAGGAGTAATCTGGAGCGATATCCACCCTTTTTCAAAGCCTGATAAACTTTATTCATAGCAATCTTCATTATATCAGCGGCAGTTCCCTGAATAGGTGTATTAATAGCCATCCGTTCAGCAAAACTTCGCCTATGGTAATTACGACTATTAATGTCAGGGAGATAGCGGCGGCGTTTTTCTAAAGTGGTTACATACCCCTGTTTTTTAGCCAGTTGAATGGTAGAATCAATATATTCTTTTACCCCCGATACCGGGTAAAGTATTTTAAAATATATTCTTCTGCTTCCTTACGCGGAATTCCTAGATCTTTCGAGAGGCCATAGGGACTTAAACCATAGGCAATACCAAAATTGATGGCCTTTGCACGTCGGCGAAGCTCTTTATCCACTTTTTCAGGCGGTATATCAAAGACCTCAGCAGCGGTTCTTGTATGAATATCTGCATTTTCATTAAATGCCTCGATCAACCCAGGATCTTTAGAAATATGAGCCAGAATCCTCAACTCCACCTGTGAATAGTCAGCAGTAAGGAGAAGGGTTTCTTCTTCACCTGCCACAAAAGCTGCCCTGATCTTACGCCCTTCCTCTGTTCTTATGGGAATATTTTGCAAATTGGGTTCAGTACTGCTTAATCTACCTGTTGCAGTCACAGTCTGGTTGAAATAGGTATGAATTCGCCCTGTCTCAGGATGAACCATTGGTGGAAGAGCATCTACATAGGTAGATTTCAATTTTGTTAATTCCCGATATTCCTGAATCAGACGAATAATACCTGTGGTATCATGATTTTTTAATTCATCTAAAACTTCAGCATCAGTTGAATAACCGGTCTTTGTCTTTTTAATTACTGGCAGTCCAAGTTTTTCAAAAAGAACCTCTCCTAATTGTTTGGGTGAATTAATATTAAATTCATAATCTGCAATCTCATAGATCTCCTCAGCTATCTGATCAATTCTCTGACCAAACTCTTCAGACAATTGATGGAGATACTCTTCATCCACATCTATTCCATTAAACTC from the Anoxybacter fermentans genome contains:
- a CDS encoding TldD/PmbA family protein — translated: MLDKELMEKVLKKALEYGGDFAEIFFEDKRTNNIVAEGGVIEKVKSGFDMGVGIRVIYGEKVSYAFTDDLSPKELMEAARSAAAAAKGSGKDVIVIDLTRKSVPNLHPVKIEPTGYNKNAKVEIIMKADEAARVSDLIKQVTISFMDQFRKIMIANSEGLWVEDEQVFIRFTVSTVAQRGDLIQTGSVSKGKAMGIELFDLYDPEILARTAGEQAITMLNARPAPSGKMDVIINNGFGGVLFHEACGHGLEADAIVKGSSVFAGKVGQKVASSIVTAIDDPTIPNEWGSYNIDDEGTPAQRTVLIENGILREYMWDRVNAKKAGRLRSTGNGRRMSYRHLPIPRMTNTFIANGESKYEELFKNVQRGLFAKALGGGQVNTSTGDFVFAVREGYLIENGQITEPVRGATLVGNGPEVLHKIEMIADNLDFEPGMCGKQFQSVNAAVGQPTLLISDITVGGTERKGEK